A stretch of the Acanthopagrus latus isolate v.2019 chromosome 9, fAcaLat1.1, whole genome shotgun sequence genome encodes the following:
- the ralba gene encoding ras-related protein Ral-B, producing MATGKGKNQSSLTLHKVIMVGSGGVGKSALTLQFMYDEFVEDYEPTKADSYRKKVVLDGEEVQIDILDTAGQEDYAAIRDNYFRSGEGFLLVFSITEHESFTATVEFREQILRVKAEEDKIPLLLVGNKSDLEERRQVSVDEARGKAEEWGVQYVETSAKTRANVDKVFFDLMREVRGKKMSENKDKNGKGKNKKNKKSFRERCCLL from the exons ATGGCTACTGGTAAAGGTAAAAACCAGAGCTCTCTGACACTGCACAAGGTGATCATGGTGGGCAGTGGAGGCGTGGGGAAGTCGGCCCTCACCCTGCAGTTTATGTACGATGAG TTTGTGGAAGACTACGAGCCCACCAAGGCAGACAGCTACAGGAAGAAGGTGGTGCTGGACGGGGAGGAGGTCCAGATTGACATTCTGGACACAGCCGGCCAGGAGGACTACGCTGCCATCAGGGACAACTATTTTCGCAGCGGGGAGGGCTTCCTGCTGGTCTTCTCCATCACAGAGCACGAGTCCTTCACTGCCACTGTGGAGTTCAG GGAGCAGATCTTGCGGGTGAAGGCGGAAGAGGACAAGATCCCTCTCCTGCTGGTGGGAAACAAGTCGGACCTGGAGGAGCGTAGGCAGGTATCTGTGGATGAGGCCCGAGGGAAGGCAGAGGAGTGGGGCGTCCAGTATGTGGAGACGTCAGCCAAAACCAGAGCCAACGTTGACAAG GTGTTCTTTGACCTGATGCGTGAAGTACGAGggaagaaaatgtcagaaaacaaagacaaaaatggaaaaggaaagaacaagaagaacaagaagagcTTCAGAGAAAGATGCTGTTTACTTTGA